One stretch of Thalassovita sp. DNA includes these proteins:
- a CDS encoding PAS-domain containing protein has product MSGSAPSDGLIDPRDPLERQNEKLRKITDALMRRVEQGSDGLGAAFAQFQRAALLEEEVTARTRELGRALDLLNASNARLAEANRETEAARRNLTNAIETVQEGFALFSAEEELVLSNSRFGLHMPDIRDKMQPGLRFSDYVELVSRSQFLALSEGETPEKWAARRMERHQDRHVIFNARMVWNRWVQVSEHRTPDGGTVILQTDVTDIMRLERRERDRMLDTQAKLIRATLDHLDQGVCIFDDQARLVGWNQRAGELLSLPVGKLRMGASFAALFERFRDEVRFSGDTTAETIADWVRMAASRPALSFEMHHHNGRLLTASAQEMPDRGFVMSFSDVSAERAAVQAVYEANERLEQRVIERTLELEDALSEAERANASKSRFVAAASHDLLQPLSAAKLYVGSALAEAGDAKTQSVLSRAGNALNAVEHILGALLDISKLDSGQAGVHLGQVHLGRMLAQLCDELAPQAEAKGLHLRLVGCDVTVQSDATYLRRILQNLIGNAVRYTQRGKVLVGVRRQGANLRVEVHDTGPGIPADQQELIFKEFHRGSGTSSAAEGLGLGLAIVDRACAVLNHPLTLHSEPGRGTCFAVEVPVSARRLPDVPAPAKGTEHPATADTQLEDMVVLLVEKDQALRDALSTTMEQWGVIVWLATDLDSAQQQQAEFGIAPDAVIAGQTLRDGQNGAELIQHIRQAHGALPACLVSGRGTDADGPDAGGPDQAQSSTETAPPITVLHKPLSITALHHFLLETYQQVQRR; this is encoded by the coding sequence ATGAGCGGCAGCGCCCCCTCAGATGGGTTGATTGACCCGCGTGATCCACTGGAACGGCAGAACGAAAAGCTGCGCAAAATCACCGACGCACTGATGCGGCGGGTCGAACAGGGATCAGACGGGTTGGGCGCGGCCTTTGCGCAGTTTCAGCGCGCCGCCTTGCTGGAAGAAGAGGTCACCGCCCGCACCCGCGAATTGGGCCGCGCGCTTGATCTGCTGAATGCCTCAAACGCACGCCTGGCCGAGGCCAACCGCGAAACCGAAGCCGCGAGGCGCAATCTGACCAATGCGATAGAAACCGTACAGGAAGGCTTTGCCCTCTTCAGCGCGGAGGAGGAACTGGTCCTGTCCAACAGCCGCTTTGGCCTGCATATGCCTGATATCCGGGACAAAATGCAGCCCGGCCTGCGGTTTTCGGACTATGTGGAACTGGTCAGCCGGTCCCAGTTTCTGGCGCTGAGCGAAGGCGAAACCCCGGAAAAATGGGCCGCCCGAAGGATGGAGCGGCATCAGGACCGCCATGTGATCTTTAACGCCCGCATGGTCTGGAACCGCTGGGTTCAGGTCAGTGAGCATCGCACGCCAGATGGCGGCACCGTGATCCTGCAGACCGATGTCACAGACATCATGCGGCTGGAACGGCGTGAGCGTGATCGGATGCTGGACACCCAGGCCAAGCTGATCCGCGCCACACTGGACCATCTGGATCAAGGGGTATGCATCTTTGACGATCAGGCCCGGTTGGTCGGATGGAATCAGCGCGCGGGCGAACTGCTATCCCTGCCGGTGGGCAAATTGCGCATGGGGGCGTCTTTTGCCGCGCTGTTTGAACGGTTCCGCGATGAGGTTCGGTTTTCGGGTGACACGACGGCGGAAACCATTGCCGATTGGGTGCGCATGGCCGCATCGCGCCCTGCCCTCAGCTTTGAAATGCACCACCACAATGGCAGGCTGCTGACCGCCTCAGCACAAGAGATGCCGGACCGCGGTTTTGTGATGTCGTTCAGTGATGTCAGTGCGGAGCGCGCCGCGGTGCAGGCGGTTTATGAGGCCAACGAACGGCTGGAACAGCGGGTGATCGAACGCACGCTGGAGCTGGAGGATGCGTTGAGCGAAGCTGAGCGCGCCAATGCCTCGAAATCCCGATTTGTTGCCGCCGCCAGCCATGATCTGCTGCAGCCCCTGTCCGCCGCAAAACTCTATGTCGGCTCGGCGCTGGCCGAGGCTGGAGATGCCAAAACCCAATCGGTGCTCAGCCGTGCGGGCAATGCGCTGAATGCCGTCGAACATATTCTTGGGGCGCTGCTGGACATTTCAAAACTGGATTCCGGTCAGGCCGGTGTCCATCTGGGTCAGGTTCACCTGGGGCGTATGCTGGCGCAGCTCTGTGATGAACTGGCCCCACAGGCCGAGGCGAAAGGCCTGCATCTGCGGCTGGTCGGCTGCGATGTAACGGTACAAAGCGATGCCACCTATCTGCGGCGCATCCTGCAAAATCTTATCGGCAATGCCGTGCGTTACACCCAGCGGGGCAAGGTGCTGGTTGGGGTGCGGCGTCAGGGCGCCAACCTGCGCGTTGAGGTGCATGACACCGGCCCCGGCATTCCCGCTGACCAGCAAGAGCTGATCTTCAAAGAGTTCCACCGCGGCAGCGGCACATCCTCCGCCGCCGAAGGGTTGGGGCTGGGCCTGGCCATCGTGGATCGGGCCTGTGCGGTGTTGAACCACCCGTTGACCCTGCACTCCGAACCGGGGCGCGGCACCTGTTTCGCGGTTGAGGTGCCGGTGTCAGCCCGTCGCCTGCCCGACGTGCCCGCACCCGCCAAAGGTACCGAACACCCAGCCACCGCCGACACACAGTTGGAGGATATGGTTGTCCTGCTGGTCGAAAAGGATCAGGCCCTGCGCGATGCGCTGTCGACCACGATGGAGCAATGGGGCGTCATTGTCTGGCTCGCAACGGATCTGGACAGCGCCCAGCAGCAGCAAGCCGAGTTTGGCATCGCACCAGATGCTGTCATCGCCGGTCAAACCCTGCGGGACGGCCAAAACGGCGCGGAGCTGATCCAGCACATCCGCCAAGCACATGGCGCCCTGCCCGCCTGCCTGGTGTCAGGCCGCGGCACGGATGCAGATGGCCCGGATGCAGGCGGCCCGGATCAGGCCCAATCGTCCACGGAAACAGCCCCACCGATCACGGTTCTCCACAAACCACTGTCGATCACGGCGCTCCACCACTTTTTGCTGGAAACCTATCAGCAAGTCCAAAGGCGCTGA
- a CDS encoding FIST N-terminal domain-containing protein has protein sequence MKDQQPTSGITDWGQTPLRVASVPCDTAAPLQQLAAHLGAEPMELVLLFISPDADVQALARDVPVAFGQTPMIGCTTAGELTDAGYAEGQIVAIGLPKSLFCNRTQLIENLSDVDTDALVRRMLRNRDALRREAEAFRHEFNFLIVDGLSQREDALTAALSLGLGPVPLFGGSAGDGADFGAAFVLWQGQLYRNAAVLTQIRSRCPVRVFKSDHLVPSGRKMVVTSARPQERLVQEINAEPAAREYARLLGKDPEQLDTFTFAAHPVVVQIGDQHHVRSIQRVAENGDLVFFSAIDEGVVLTLADSLHMVDHLEAQFADLSRDGVPEAILACDCLLRKLEAEQKQMIGQLSEVMVQNRVVGFSTYGEQLNSMHVNQTLTGVAFYPPDPLNDTAEEDLA, from the coding sequence GTGAAGGATCAGCAACCAACATCTGGGATCACAGATTGGGGCCAAACGCCCCTGCGCGTTGCGTCTGTCCCCTGTGATACCGCTGCCCCATTGCAGCAGCTTGCCGCCCATCTGGGCGCGGAGCCGATGGAGCTGGTGTTGCTGTTCATCTCACCCGATGCTGATGTGCAGGCATTGGCCCGTGATGTGCCCGTCGCCTTTGGCCAGACACCGATGATCGGCTGCACAACAGCGGGCGAACTGACCGATGCGGGCTACGCCGAGGGTCAGATCGTGGCGATCGGCCTGCCAAAGTCCCTGTTTTGCAACAGAACGCAGCTGATCGAAAACCTCAGCGATGTGGACACCGACGCGCTGGTGCGGCGGATGCTGCGCAACCGCGATGCCCTGCGCCGTGAGGCTGAGGCGTTTCGGCATGAGTTCAACTTCCTGATCGTCGATGGGCTGTCCCAGCGCGAGGATGCCCTGACCGCAGCCCTGTCGCTGGGGCTTGGGCCAGTGCCACTGTTTGGCGGATCGGCAGGGGATGGCGCTGACTTTGGCGCGGCCTTTGTGCTGTGGCAGGGACAGCTCTACCGCAATGCCGCCGTGCTGACCCAGATCCGCAGCCGCTGCCCCGTGCGGGTGTTCAAAAGCGATCATCTGGTGCCCAGTGGCCGCAAAATGGTGGTTACCAGCGCCCGGCCACAGGAACGGCTGGTACAGGAAATCAATGCCGAGCCCGCCGCGCGCGAATATGCCCGCCTGCTGGGCAAGGACCCGGAACAGCTCGACACCTTCACCTTCGCCGCCCATCCCGTGGTGGTGCAGATCGGTGATCAACACCATGTCCGATCTATTCAGCGGGTCGCTGAGAACGGCGATCTGGTGTTCTTTTCCGCAATTGACGAAGGCGTGGTGCTGACGCTTGCGGATTCCCTGCATATGGTGGATCACCTCGAGGCGCAGTTTGCCGATCTGTCCCGTGATGGCGTCCCCGAAGCGATCCTGGCCTGCGATTGCCTGTTGCGGAAACTAGAAGCTGAGCAAAAGCAGATGATCGGGCAGCTGTCTGAGGTGATGGTGCAAAACCGCGTTGTGGGTTTTTCTACCTACGGCGAGCAGTTGAATTCCATGCATGTCAACCAGACCCTGACCGGTGTGGCCTTCTACCCGCCTGACCCGCTGAATGATACAGCGGAGGAGGATCTGGCATGA
- a CDS encoding response regulator transcription factor codes for MPAADVIEAQTITSALVVDDHPLFCDALAMTLQAVTSATTIRATDSLTTALADIEAQGTPDIIVLDLNLPDVDGFDGLIRLKTAAPVPVIVVSSMSDARVITSALQAGAAGFVPKHSPREVFALAFDAIKRGERFVPEGCDLIDEDLHSPDDAAARLATLTNQQARILQLICEGKLNKQIAFDLSIAETTVKAHVTAIMRKLGVQSRTQAVLIAKETSFANILQDEA; via the coding sequence TTGCCAGCAGCAGATGTTATAGAGGCGCAGACCATCACCTCGGCCCTTGTCGTGGACGATCATCCGCTGTTTTGTGACGCCCTGGCCATGACGCTGCAGGCCGTGACCAGCGCCACCACGATCCGCGCCACCGACAGTCTGACAACTGCATTGGCCGATATTGAGGCGCAGGGCACCCCGGATATCATCGTTTTGGACCTGAACCTGCCGGATGTGGATGGCTTTGACGGGTTGATCCGCCTGAAAACTGCGGCCCCTGTACCGGTGATTGTGGTGTCTTCCATGAGTGACGCGCGAGTGATCACCTCGGCCTTGCAGGCAGGGGCCGCCGGGTTTGTGCCCAAACACAGCCCGCGCGAGGTGTTCGCGCTGGCCTTTGACGCCATAAAACGGGGTGAAAGGTTTGTGCCAGAAGGCTGTGATCTGATTGATGAAGATCTGCACTCACCCGATGACGCCGCCGCGCGGCTGGCAACATTGACCAATCAGCAGGCGCGGATCCTGCAGCTGATCTGCGAAGGCAAGCTGAACAAACAGATCGCCTTTGATCTGTCCATCGCGGAAACCACGGTCAAAGCCCATGTCACCGCCATCATGCGGAAACTGGGGGTTCAAAGCCGCACGCAGGCGGTGCTGATCGCCAAGGAAACAAGCTTTGCCAATATCTTGCAAGACGAGGCTTAA
- a CDS encoding carbon monoxide dehydrogenase subunit G yields MQLTDSRDIQADRATVWAALLSPEVLQACVPGCKEMSGTPEEGFEATVVQKVGPVKATFKGAVSFSDMVEGQALTLTGDGKGGAAGFAKGGAKVNLEDLPDGGTRLTYEVEAKVGGKLAQLGSRIIDGFAKKMADQFFENFQNAVEGPGEDAEAPEGAEPEAAEKKGWFKKVLGA; encoded by the coding sequence ATGCAATTGACCGATTCCCGTGACATTCAGGCGGACCGCGCTACCGTCTGGGCAGCGCTGCTGTCGCCAGAGGTGCTGCAGGCCTGCGTGCCCGGTTGCAAGGAAATGTCCGGCACCCCGGAAGAGGGGTTCGAAGCCACGGTTGTGCAAAAGGTGGGGCCGGTGAAGGCCACTTTCAAAGGTGCCGTCAGCTTTTCAGATATGGTTGAGGGGCAGGCGCTGACCTTGACCGGCGATGGCAAAGGGGGTGCCGCGGGTTTTGCCAAAGGCGGCGCGAAGGTGAACCTTGAAGATCTGCCCGACGGCGGCACCCGTCTGACCTATGAGGTGGAGGCCAAGGTGGGCGGCAAGCTGGCGCAGCTTGGCAGCCGCATTATCGATGGGTTTGCCAAGAAAATGGCCGACCAGTTTTTTGAGAATTTTCAGAACGCGGTGGAAGGCCCCGGTGAGGATGCTGAGGCACCCGAAGGGGCTGAACCTGAGGCCGCTGAGAAAAAGGGATGGTTTAAGAAGGTCTTAGGCGCGTAA
- a CDS encoding (2Fe-2S)-binding protein, translating into MTEVKMTVNGRAVSGDAEGRTLLSTFLRETLGMTGTHVGCDTSQCGACVVHVNGNAVKSCTMFAHEAAGAEVATIEGQAAPDGTLNRIQQAFQDYHGLQCGFCTPGMVMSAAALLKENPQPTEAEVRDYLEGNICRCTGYHNIVRAIMAASGQEVPAVAAE; encoded by the coding sequence ATGACAGAAGTGAAAATGACGGTGAACGGCCGTGCGGTTTCGGGCGATGCGGAGGGGCGGACCTTGCTGTCGACCTTCCTGCGCGAAACCCTTGGGATGACCGGCACCCATGTGGGCTGTGACACCAGCCAATGTGGCGCCTGTGTGGTCCATGTGAACGGCAACGCGGTGAAAAGCTGCACCATGTTTGCCCATGAAGCCGCGGGTGCAGAGGTGGCCACCATCGAAGGCCAGGCGGCCCCGGATGGCACATTGAACCGGATCCAGCAGGCATTTCAGGATTACCACGGATTGCAGTGTGGTTTCTGCACGCCGGGCATGGTGATGTCTGCAGCTGCCCTGCTGAAAGAAAACCCGCAACCCACCGAGGCCGAGGTGCGCGATTACCTCGAAGGCAATATCTGCCGCTGCACCGGGTATCACAACATCGTCCGCGCGATCATGGCCGCCTCTGGCCAGGAAGTGCCGGCGGTTGCGGCTGAATAA
- a CDS encoding xanthine dehydrogenase family protein molybdopterin-binding subunit, translated as MPKDQGIGASSKRREDVRFLTGTGNYTDDINLVNQTYAHFLRSDVAHGTINSIDASAAEAMEGVVKVFTAKDFEGVGGIPCGWQVTDREGNPMQEPKHPILAEGKVRHVGDPIAVVIAESPELARDAAEAVEVDITELPAVIDMKAACAEGATKVHDDLTSNLCYDWGFVEENRDAVDQAIKNAAHVTTLELTNNRLVANPMEPRVAVGDYNRANDEHTLYTTSQNPHVIRLLMGAFVLGIPEHKLRVVAPDVGGGFGTKIFHYAEEAFVTFAAKALNRPVKWTCSRSEAFISDAHGRDHVTKIELALDADNKFTAIRTETYANMGAYLSTFAPSVPTWLHGTLMAGNYTTPLIYVNVKAVFTNTVPVDAYRGAGRPEATFQLERVVDKAARELGMDPAELRRLNFIKPDQFPYETPVAVAYDTGNYHATLDKALELTDYAGFDARAAESKAKGKMRGFGIAHYIEACGIAPSNLVGQLGARAGLYESATVRVNATGSIAVMTGSHSHGQGHETTFAQVVADMIGIDESQVDIVHGDTSKTPMGMGTYGSRSIAVGGSAMVRAAEKVINKAKKIAAHLMEAADADIELKDGQFSVAGTDKSVAWGDVCLAAYVPHNYPLEEIEPGLEETAFYDPANFTYPSGAYFCEVEVDPGTGKIDILGFTAADDFGNVINPMIVEGQVHGGLAQGLGQAMLENCVYDDNGQLLSGSYMDYAMPRAHDLPNFTVDHSCQTPCTHNPLGVKGCGEAGAIGSPPALVNAVIDALHRGGYPVEHIDMPLSPSRVWNAMQSVK; from the coding sequence ATGCCGAAGGATCAAGGCATTGGCGCCAGCAGCAAGCGGCGCGAAGACGTAAGGTTCCTGACCGGAACCGGCAATTACACAGATGATATCAACCTGGTGAACCAGACCTACGCGCATTTCCTGCGCTCGGATGTGGCCCATGGCACGATCAATAGCATCGATGCCTCTGCCGCCGAGGCGATGGAGGGCGTGGTCAAGGTTTTCACCGCGAAAGATTTCGAAGGGGTAGGCGGCATTCCCTGCGGCTGGCAGGTGACCGACCGCGAAGGCAACCCGATGCAGGAGCCGAAGCACCCCATTCTGGCCGAAGGCAAGGTTCGCCATGTGGGTGATCCCATCGCTGTTGTCATCGCCGAAAGCCCCGAGCTGGCGCGGGATGCGGCCGAAGCGGTTGAGGTGGACATTACTGAGCTGCCAGCCGTGATCGACATGAAAGCTGCCTGTGCTGAGGGCGCCACCAAGGTGCATGACGATCTGACCTCAAACCTCTGCTATGATTGGGGGTTTGTTGAGGAAAACCGCGATGCGGTGGATCAGGCGATCAAAAATGCCGCCCATGTCACCACGCTGGAGCTGACCAACAACCGTCTGGTTGCCAACCCGATGGAGCCCCGTGTGGCGGTGGGGGATTATAACCGCGCCAATGACGAGCACACGCTCTACACCACCTCACAGAACCCGCATGTGATCCGCCTGCTGATGGGGGCCTTTGTGCTGGGTATCCCGGAACACAAGCTGCGGGTGGTTGCGCCTGACGTGGGCGGTGGCTTTGGCACCAAGATCTTCCACTACGCGGAAGAGGCTTTTGTCACCTTTGCCGCCAAGGCGCTGAACCGTCCGGTGAAATGGACCTGCTCACGCTCAGAGGCATTTATCTCGGACGCTCATGGCCGTGACCATGTGACCAAGATCGAACTGGCGCTGGATGCGGACAATAAGTTCACCGCGATCCGTACCGAAACCTACGCCAATATGGGCGCTTACCTGTCGACCTTCGCGCCTTCGGTGCCGACCTGGCTGCATGGCACATTGATGGCGGGCAACTACACCACGCCGCTGATCTATGTGAACGTGAAGGCGGTCTTCACCAACACGGTGCCCGTGGATGCCTATCGTGGGGCAGGGCGCCCTGAGGCAACTTTCCAGCTGGAGCGGGTGGTGGACAAAGCCGCGCGCGAGTTGGGTATGGACCCGGCGGAGCTGCGGCGTTTGAACTTCATCAAACCCGATCAGTTCCCCTATGAAACCCCTGTTGCGGTGGCCTATGACACGGGCAACTACCACGCCACCCTGGACAAAGCGCTGGAGTTGACGGACTACGCTGGCTTTGACGCCCGCGCCGCTGAAAGCAAGGCCAAGGGCAAGATGCGCGGCTTCGGCATCGCCCATTATATCGAGGCCTGCGGCATCGCGCCGTCGAACCTTGTGGGGCAGCTGGGCGCCCGTGCAGGGCTTTATGAATCGGCCACCGTTCGCGTGAACGCAACCGGATCCATCGCCGTGATGACCGGCAGTCACAGTCACGGACAGGGGCATGAAACCACCTTTGCCCAGGTGGTCGCGGATATGATCGGCATTGACGAAAGTCAGGTAGATATTGTCCACGGTGACACGTCGAAAACCCCGATGGGCATGGGCACCTATGGCTCCCGTTCGATCGCGGTCGGCGGCTCGGCCATGGTGCGGGCAGCGGAAAAGGTGATCAACAAGGCCAAGAAGATCGCGGCCCACCTGATGGAAGCAGCGGATGCGGATATCGAGTTGAAGGACGGTCAGTTCTCGGTTGCAGGTACGGATAAATCCGTGGCCTGGGGCGATGTCTGTCTGGCAGCCTACGTGCCGCACAACTACCCGCTGGAGGAAATCGAACCGGGCCTGGAGGAAACGGCGTTTTACGATCCGGCAAACTTCACCTACCCGTCGGGCGCTTATTTCTGCGAAGTCGAGGTGGATCCCGGCACCGGCAAGATCGATATCCTCGGCTTCACCGCAGCGGATGATTTCGGCAATGTGATCAACCCGATGATCGTCGAAGGCCAGGTGCATGGCGGCCTGGCACAAGGTCTGGGTCAGGCGATGCTGGAAAACTGCGTCTATGATGACAACGGCCAGCTGCTCAGCGGGTCCTACATGGACTACGCCATGCCACGGGCCCATGATCTGCCGAACTTCACCGTCGATCATTCCTGCCAAACCCCCTGTACCCACAACCCGCTTGGGGTGAAGGGCTGCGGGGAGGCAGGCGCCATTGGTTCGCCGCCGGCTCTGGTCAATGCTGTGATTGATGCGCTGCACCGTGGGGGCTACCCTGTGGAGCATATCGACATGCCGCTGTCGCCGTCGCGTGTGTGGAACGCGATGCAGTCGGTCAAATAA
- a CDS encoding FAD binding domain-containing protein, producing the protein MYNFDFEQPGSVEDAVAALKDEDALALSGGQTLIPSMKQRLNAPSKLVSLTGIEALKGVCQNGDTLSVGAATTHATVAAEGGAYAALADLAGGIGDPAVRNRGTLGGSLANNDPAACYPSAVLASGATVVTNAREIAADDFFDGMFATALDEGEIITSVNFPIPEKASYQKFEQPASRFALTGVFVAKYADGVRVAVTGASEEGVMRWAEAEAALSADFSPEAVDGLSVAADGLISDLHGTPEYRANLIKVLTKRAVAAA; encoded by the coding sequence ATGTATAACTTTGACTTTGAACAGCCCGGCAGCGTTGAAGACGCGGTTGCAGCGCTGAAGGATGAGGATGCGCTGGCGCTTTCCGGTGGCCAGACGTTGATCCCGTCGATGAAACAGCGGTTGAACGCGCCTTCGAAACTGGTGAGCCTTACGGGCATTGAGGCGCTGAAAGGCGTCTGCCAGAACGGTGATACCCTGTCGGTCGGTGCGGCCACCACCCACGCCACTGTGGCTGCAGAGGGCGGTGCCTATGCGGCGTTAGCCGATCTGGCGGGTGGCATCGGGGATCCGGCGGTGCGCAACCGTGGCACATTGGGCGGGTCCCTCGCCAACAACGATCCGGCGGCCTGTTACCCGTCGGCAGTGCTGGCCTCGGGCGCAACGGTGGTGACCAACGCGCGGGAAATCGCGGCGGATGACTTCTTTGATGGGATGTTCGCCACCGCGCTGGACGAGGGGGAGATCATCACCTCGGTCAACTTCCCGATCCCGGAAAAAGCCAGCTATCAGAAGTTTGAACAACCCGCGTCACGCTTTGCGCTGACCGGGGTGTTTGTGGCCAAATACGCCGATGGTGTACGGGTTGCCGTGACCGGCGCGTCAGAAGAGGGCGTGATGCGCTGGGCGGAGGCGGAGGCGGCGCTGTCCGCTGACTTCTCGCCCGAGGCAGTGGATGGCCTTTCAGTCGCTGCTGATGGGCTGATCAGTGACCTACACGGCACGCCGGAATATCGCGCCAACCTGATCAAGGTGCTGACCAAACGCGCCGTGGCCGCAGCTTGA
- a CDS encoding class I SAM-dependent methyltransferase, with amino-acid sequence MWEERYAGSADYVFGTAPAQFLRDHLDYLIAGQSALAVADGEGRNSVFMAERGLEVTALEFAPTALDRARSLAAEKQVTVDFQKCDILKDPWPKAQYDIVAGIFIQFVGPEGRAVQFERMQTATKPGGVVMLHGYTQKQLEYGTGGPPFLENLYTPEMLRAAFSGWEIVTLEAYEREVQEGRGHSGMSALIDLIARKPGG; translated from the coding sequence ATGTGGGAAGAACGCTACGCTGGCTCAGCCGACTATGTCTTTGGCACCGCCCCGGCGCAGTTTCTGCGCGATCATCTGGACTATCTGATCGCTGGCCAAAGCGCGCTGGCCGTTGCCGATGGCGAAGGGCGCAATTCGGTCTTTATGGCCGAACGCGGTCTTGAGGTCACCGCGCTGGAGTTTGCCCCGACGGCCCTGGACCGCGCCCGCAGCTTGGCCGCAGAAAAGCAGGTGACAGTGGATTTCCAGAAATGTGACATCCTCAAAGATCCCTGGCCCAAGGCGCAGTATGATATCGTTGCAGGCATATTCATTCAATTCGTCGGCCCCGAAGGCCGTGCGGTACAGTTTGAACGCATGCAGACCGCAACCAAACCCGGCGGTGTGGTGATGCTGCATGGCTACACCCAGAAACAGCTGGAATACGGCACCGGTGGCCCGCCGTTTCTGGAAAACCTCTACACGCCCGAAATGCTGCGTGCTGCTTTCTCCGGCTGGGAGATTGTGACGCTGGAGGCATATGAACGCGAAGTGCAGGAAGGCCGCGGCCATTCCGGCATGTCCGCCCTGATCGATCTGATTGCGCGCAAACCAGGCGGCTGA
- the infC gene encoding translation initiation factor IF-3 gives MARRPHNAPPTRDTGPRTNERIRAPEVRLIGAEGENVGVVSPAKAMAMAEEAGLDLVEISPNAKPPVCKIMDYGKFKYEQQKRESEARKKQKIIEVKEVKFRPNTDTHDYDVKMRNVIKFLEKGDKVKVTLRFRGREMAHQNLGRELLLRVAEDIKELGKVENMPKMEGRQMIMMIGPLNK, from the coding sequence ATAGCTCGCAGACCGCATAACGCGCCCCCGACACGCGACACCGGCCCCCGGACCAACGAGCGCATCCGCGCGCCCGAAGTACGCCTGATTGGTGCAGAAGGTGAAAATGTCGGCGTCGTCTCGCCCGCCAAAGCCATGGCCATGGCCGAAGAGGCAGGTCTTGATCTGGTGGAAATCTCGCCCAACGCGAAGCCCCCCGTCTGCAAAATCATGGACTATGGTAAGTTCAAATACGAACAGCAGAAACGGGAATCGGAAGCCCGCAAAAAGCAGAAGATCATCGAGGTCAAAGAGGTTAAGTTCCGTCCGAACACCGATACCCATGACTACGACGTCAAAATGCGCAACGTGATCAAGTTCCTGGAAAAAGGCGACAAGGTGAAAGTCACCCTGCGCTTCCGCGGCCGTGAAATGGCCCACCAGAACCTGGGCCGTGAGCTGCTGTTGCGGGTGGCCGAAGACATCAAAGAACTGGGCAAAGTCGAAAACATGCCCAAGATGGAAGGCCGCCAGATGATCATGATGATCGGCCCGCTGAACAAGTAA
- a CDS encoding MarC family protein, which yields MDSFSALKFFGALFAIMNPISNLPIFLSTTEGASAAQRSAIALRVVIYCFVMGTAFAMMGHAALGFFGISIDDFRVAGGLVVLLIGLKMLNGNDSSAHHGTEEEKQNFPDADAVAFYPLTFPILVGPGTITTLILYRQQADSTQDLIAYALIFAAVLASIGVAFALSGRLAGYLSQTGRVIMTRLMGMILAAIAVEMITSGLSVLLPGLAGSAG from the coding sequence ATGGACAGTTTCTCAGCCCTCAAGTTTTTCGGCGCTTTGTTTGCAATCATGAACCCGATTTCAAACCTGCCGATCTTCCTCAGCACCACCGAAGGCGCCAGTGCCGCACAGCGCAGCGCCATTGCCCTGCGGGTGGTGATCTACTGTTTTGTGATGGGTACAGCCTTTGCGATGATGGGCCATGCAGCGCTTGGCTTTTTCGGCATCTCAATTGATGATTTTCGTGTCGCCGGCGGGCTGGTTGTGCTGTTGATCGGCCTGAAGATGCTGAACGGCAACGACAGCAGCGCCCATCACGGCACCGAAGAGGAAAAGCAAAACTTCCCCGATGCCGATGCGGTGGCCTTTTACCCGCTGACCTTTCCGATCCTTGTCGGTCCCGGCACCATCACAACGCTGATCCTCTATCGCCAGCAGGCCGACAGCACCCAAGACCTGATCGCCTACGCGCTGATTTTCGCAGCGGTGCTAGCCTCGATCGGCGTGGCCTTTGCCCTCTCGGGGCGGTTGGCCGGTTATCTGTCGCAAACGGGTCGGGTGATCATGACGCGGCTCATGGGCATGATCCTGGCAGCCATCGCGGTTGAGATGATCACCTCAGGCCTGTCTGTTTTGCTGCCCGGGCTTGCAGGCAGCGCAGGATAA